One window of Schistosoma mansoni, WGS project CABG00000000 data, chromosome 2 unplaced supercontig 0171, strain Puerto Rico, whole genome shotgun sequence genomic DNA carries:
- a CDS encoding DNA double-strand break repair rad50 ATPase,putative has product MLEEFCHTVSPENVYFVLTDILRLLSDSKEQIKRQGDTIEAYEFEQRASRETISRLSGEINKEQELRQAAENSEREIKQEFEKIKTAYKRSESCIHLLEERVNSLTQSLQAARDDAIERGKQLNKINEIEAMFQAKTNNHNTSEQSSIIDLEKYHWNSDDLKEIQKFIDAMVSWLSFSHPDQLSLLFNAISQRIEEMEESLRQHTQVCTDVELELNDLREERLNYNSNFDMLKERITYLEEQRASDGTLIDELRNERDRLHCHLCKLAQILKIDEPIAELGAEILGDTLALRLTQLQQGETEKQTNQRLQISRLQRELRETKDRAESLDLQIGVMRRRLIDAQENRNQTVMPASSTPMTLATSEKERRKLLKQLENVKVLENNLRQEVVMLKARLLESSQTKLAQMSVSKALRAAQNKIDELGSICENRDNELKKLTTELNESKKHSNIELENQNEELQKLRKEIQHLQTSLSSSQKSEEHVSFLQ; this is encoded by the exons ATGTTGGAAGAGTTCTGCCACACAGTTTCTCCTGAAAATGTATATTTTGTT TTAACTGATATATTAAGATTATTATCTGACTCTAAAGAACAAATTAAACGACAAGGTGATACAATTGAagcatatgaatttgaacaaagAGCATCTAGAGAGACTATATCACGTTTATCTGGTGAAATTAATAAAGAACAAGAATTAAGACAAGCAGCTGAAAATTCTGAAAGAGAAATTAAACAG GAGTTTGAAAAAATCAAGACAGCTTATAAAAGATCAGAAAGTTGTATTCATTTATTAGAAGAACGTGTAAACAGTTTAACACAATCACTCCAAGCTGCAAGAGATGATGCAATAGAACGTGgaaaacaattaaataaaataaatgaaattgaagCAATGTTTCAAGCTAAAACTAATAACCATAATACATCAGAACAATCATCTATAATAGACTTAGAAAAATATCATTGGAATTCTGATGATTTAAAAGAAATTCAAAAATTTAT CGATGCAATGGTTTCTTGGCTTTCATTTTCTCATCCCGATCAATTATCATTACTCTTTAATGCAATTTCACAGAGGATTGAAGAAATGGAGGAGTCTTTAAGACAACATACACAG GTTTGTACAGACGTAGAATTAGAATTGAATGATTTGAGAGAAGAACGATTAAATTACAATTCTAATTTTGATATGTTAAAAGAACGTATTACTTATTTGGAAGAACAAAGAGCTTCTGATGGAACATTGATTGATGAATTAAGAAATGAACGTGATAGA TTACACTGCCATCTATGTAAATTAGCTCAAATTCTCAAAATAGATGAACCAATTGCTGAATTGGGTGCAGAAATATTAGGAGATACACTAGCAC TACGTCTTACCCAGTTACAACAAGGTGAAacggaaaaacaaacaaatcaacGTTTACAAATTTCTCGATTACAACGTGAACTACGTGAAACAAAAGATAGAGCAGAATCACTTGATTTACAAATAGGAGTTATGCGACGTCGTTTAATTGACGCTCAGGAGAATAGGAATCAAACAGTTATGCCAGCAAGTAGTACTCCTATGACATTGGCTACATCGGAGAAAGAAAGAcgaaaattattaaaacaattagaAAATGTTAAAGTATTAGAAAATAATCTGCGTCAAGAAGTGGTCATGTTAAAAGCTAGATTACTTGAATCAAGTCAGACTAAG CTTGCTCAAATGAGTGTATCAAAAGCTTTACGTGCTGCTCAAAATAAAATTGATGAATTAGGCTCTATATGTGAAAATCGTGACAATGAACTTAAAAAATTAACTACTGAATTAAATGAATCCAAGAAACATTCAAATATTGAATTAGAAAATCAAAATGAAGAATTacaaaaattaagaaaagagaTTCAACACTTACAAACTTCATTGAGTAGTAGTCAAAAATCTGAGGAACATGTAAGTTTTCTTCAATGA